The Deltaproteobacteria bacterium genome contains the following window.
GGAAAAATCCGTGGCCACCAGAATCTTGGAGAAAACAGGATCTTCACAGCTTATGTCGCGATGCACGATCATGACCGGACAACGCGCCTTCTGGCTGACCCGTTCCAAGGTGCTGCCGGCCATGCCCCACATCTGGGAGCGCTTTTCCTCGTATTCCTTGGTGTGCGGGCCCATGATGACGAGATCCGTGTCCTTCTTGCGGGCCAGGCGCAGCAGCTCGTTGTGCGGAATTCCGGGCACGACCTGAACATGGGCCGATGGCAAATCGTTCAACAAATACCCGTACATGTCACGGATGCGGCCTTCCAGGCGGCCCGTCTCGCCCGAAGCCTCCAGGGTCTCGATGGAACCCCACCCCTGATCCATGCCGGCAACGTGCACCAGATACAGATTGGCATCGAACTTCTTGGCAAACTGCACAGCCGTGCGCACCGCGCATCCATCCACGCCAGTGGGCGTCACGCCAACGATGATGTCCTTAAACATAACTCCCTCCCTTGGTTAGGGTTGCTTTGCTGATTCCTGGGCCGTCTCCTCCGCGCCCGGCGACTCATGCCGCCAGGCCCGATCCCTGATTCCGGCCCGTATGCTCCCGCTCAGACTCATGTTCTTTTCCAACAGCACGGACGGTTCCTCCAGGCCAAAGGCCAGGCCCATGAGCTGGGTCAGATACAAAATGGGCACATGGTGGCCCCCGGCGGCCGATTCATTCTGGTAGGCTTCCAGATTCATCTGACACAAAGGGCAGACCGTGGCGATGGCATCCGCACCCTCGGCCGCCTCCAGAATGGCGGCCACGGAATGCATGGCCACTTCCGGGTGCGTGACCATGAGCGACGCCCCGCAGCACCTCGCGCCCATGTCCCATTCGTGGACCTTGGCCCCCATGGCCGTAAGCGTCTGGTCCATGGTCACGGGATGTCGCGGATCGTCGAAGGCGGCATACGGCCGCAGCACCTGGCAGCCGTAGTACGGAGCCACGCGCATGCCGTTCAGATCGCGCACGACCCGCTCCCGAACGGCGTCCAGGCCAATGTCCAGGACCAGGGCGTCCAGGATGTGCCGCACCGTCACCTTGCCGTCATAAGCCAGACCGCAGGCGCCAAGGGCCTCGTTGACCCGGCCGTGCAAAACCTTGTTGCCGACCACCTCCCGGTTGACCTTGTACAGGTTAAGATAACAGGCGCTGCACGGAGACAAAACGGACAGTCCCGGCAATTCCTTTTCGGCCAGGGCCAGGTTGCGGGCCGGCAGGGCGTAATTCATGAGCTCGCTGACCGGCTCGGCGGCGCTGGCGCCGCAACAGGTCCAGTCCGGTATTTCGATGAGTTCCACGTCCAGCTTGTCCATCACGGCGCGCACGGACACATCGAACTCCTGGGCGCTCTCCCGCAGCGAACAACCCGGATAGTAGGCGTATCTCATGACTGGTCCTCCATTTCCCGCACCTTGGCGAAAAGCTCCTTGAGGCGGCCCTTCTGACTGGTGTCGGGGACATGCAGCTTGCCGACCCGCATCATACGCACACCCAGGGGCAGGTAGTGCAAAGGCAGCAGCGGGTCGCGGCTTTTCAGAAAATAGCCGGGCATGAGGCTTGTCTCCTGCACGCGGCCGTATTTTTCCACGTTGTCCATGAAGGCGTCGTAAAAAGCGCTGTTCTTGCGCACCTTCCACGTTCCGCGCAGCCGGGCCAAGCGCTTCAGGGCGCCCATGGCGCGGGTCAGCTTGAGACCGCGCGGGCAGCGCAAGGTGCACATGTAGCAGGACGAACACATCCAAAATGTCCTGCTTTCCAGAATGCGGTCCAGCATCCCGAACTGCACCATCCGCCACATCTGGCGGGGCGTGACGTCCATGGCGAAGCCATTGGGGCACGATGCCGTGCATGTCCCGCATTGCATGCAGGCCCCGAGTTCCCCGCGCAGTTCCGCAAGAATCTCCCGGGTTTCGGGGTCCGGGCTCCAGGCCTGGGGTTTCGTCTGGTTCATGATCCACCTTCCCTTGGCTTACGCCAGTTGTTCCAGGGCGGCGTCGATCACCGCCATCATCGGGCCGTCATGGTAGCTGCCCAGCACCGTGGCGCTGTTTGGGCACACGGCCGCGCAGGCACCGCAACCCTGACAAAGCATCTCGTCCACCCGGACCACCTCGTTTTCCAGGTCCACGCTGCGCGCCCCGTAGGGACAGGCCGCGATGCAGGCCTGACACAAGGAGCACAAGGACGGACGGACCACGGCCACCACGTTCTCGCGGGCAACCTTGCCCGCGGCCAGGATGCGCATGGCCCGCTGGGCCGCGGCCTTGGCCGAGGCCACGGCATCGGCCATGCGACGGGGCGAATGGGCCAGACCGCACATATAGATGCCCTGCTTCATGAACTCCACCGGCCGCCATTTGCTGTCGGCCTCCTGGAAGAATCCGTTCTTATCCACTTCCACCCCGAAGATTTCCGTCAGGTCTTCCACGTCGTTGGGTTCCACGCCGCTGGACAGGGACAAAATGTCCGCCTCGACACGAATCTGGGCGCCCAAAACCGGGTCCAGGGCCGTGATGACGGGCTTGCCGTCGGTAAAGGCAACCTGGGGCGGATTGTCCAAATCGTAGCGGATGAAGATCACGCCGGCCTGACGCGCCCGCGTGTAGTAGGACTCCAAAAAGCCCTGGGCCATGATGTCGCGATAAAAGACATAAATGGGCAGATCGGGGTTGCGCTCCTTCATGGTCAACACGTTCTTGAGCATTTCCGGGCAGCAGATGCGGCTGCAGTAGTTGCGCTCGCCACCGTCGCGGGAACGCCAGCACTGGATCATGGCCACGGCCTTGAGAACGCCGACGTCCAGGGCGCCGCTGGACAGTTTTTCCTCCAGCCCGAAATGGGTCATGACCGACTTGTGCACGCAGAAGCCGCTTTCGTAGATCTTGGCCTCATGCCCGCCCGTTGCCAGGATGGTCACGCCATGTTCCAGGGGGAAGATTCCGGAATCGCCGCTGATGGCCGACCGGAAGCGCCCGGCGCTGCCGCGCGACAGCACCACCCGGGAATCCTTGAAAACCTTGATCCGGGGATGCTTCTCCACCTGGGCCACCAGGTCTTCCATGTATTTGCGCGGGTCCGTGCCATCGAGCTGGGTGAACAGCCGCTTGGCCATGCCGCCCAACTCCTCCTCGGCCTCCACCAGGCAGACTCCATAACCCTGATCCGCGATGGCCATGGCCGCCGTCATGCCGGCCAGCCCGCCGCCGACCACCAGGGCCGAACGGGACACGTCAACCATGACCGACGGCGGCGTGGGGTCCGCACCCTGAAGCTTGGCCACGGCCATGGACAGAGTGGAAAAAATCTCGCGCGCCACGTCCACGGCGTCGCGGCCACTGAACGTCGGCGTGTGGACATCGACCACGTCCATGAGGGCCGGGTTGAGCCCAACAGTCCGCCCGAGCTCCTTGAGGCGCGGAATGTAGGCATAGGGCATGCATGCCCCGATCAAAATCCGATTGGGCTTGTTGGCCACCGCGGCCTCGCGAATTTGCGTCCAGCCCTGTTCGGTGCAGGCCTGACCGACATGAACCACGTCATGCACCGAATGCACGCGGGCCACGGTGTTGGTCAGGGCTTCCAGATCCACGCATTTGCCCAGGGTCGGACAGGACGTGCACACGGCGATCATGGTCCGCGCCGGCTCGCGGGAAACGTCCGGGTATTCCGGTTCCGGAGCGGGCGGGGCCGGTCCGAGCACATCATAAATCTTGATCATGCGCGCCGCCGCCTCGGACGCGGCCCCGGCCTGCATGACGGATTCGGAGATATCCTTGGGTTCGCCAAAGGCTCCGGCCGCGAACACGCCAACCCGGCTGGTGCGCTCGGGCGCATAGGGCTGGGTCTGGCAAAATCCCCATTCGTTGGTGTCGATGCCCGCTGTCACGGCAAAAGCATCCATGCCCGCCGGAGGCCGGGCGCCAACGGCCAGAACGACCATGTCGAAGGCCTCGTGATGGCGCTCGCCGTCTTCAAGCAGACATTCCAAAGCCACTCCGCCATCCTCCGTGGGCACGACCGAATGGGGGCGGGTGCGCACGAAACGCACACCGTTGTCCACGGCCCGCTGCCTGTAATCGTCCCAGCCTTTGCCGAAGGTGCGCATGTCCATGTAGAAGATGGTCGTGTCCACCTCGCCGCCCGTGGCCTTCTTGGCCAGCATGGCCTCCTTCATGGAGAACATGCAGCAGACCGAGGAACAGAAATTGGCGTTCTTTTGCACGTCGCGCGAGCCCACGCATTGAATCCAGGCGATGGAACGCACGGGCTTGCCGTCACCGGGCCGCAGCAATTTGCCGCCCGTTGGGCCCGTGCCGCTCATGAGGCGCTCGAACTCCACGGCCGTGAGCACGGCCGGATGGCCGTAACCCCACACGTCGCGGCCACCATTGGGATCCATGTCCGGATGGTAGCACTGGAATCCGCCGGCCAGAATCACGGCGCTGACCTGCAATTCCTCGGTGGTGTCGGACACGATGCGCATGTAGTGCTTGTCCAGCCAGGGCACGAAGGTCTTGGCGGCCAGCGGCTTCATGAGCGTGTCGCGCGCGCCGCGCCGCACCAGATCCGCGGCCGTCTCTTCCTGGCCGGGTTCGGCCAGGACGGACACGGGCAGATCCGGCCGCAGTTCCCGGCCACGGGCCATGACACGCTGGGCGTCCACGCCGGTCAGGTTGAGCCCGACAAGCAGGAATCCGACATCCGCGCCGCCTTCAAGCAGATCCAGGGCCTCCTGGCCGCTGGCCGCCTCCAGAACCGGGAAGCGCAGATGCTCCAGGCTTTCGCGGACCAAGGCGCGCACGTCCGGATCCTCGTCGGCGATAAGGATGCCAAACCGCGCCCGCTCCTCGAACTTAAGATCAATGGCCCCGGTGGGACAGACCTCATGGCACTTCCAACAGCGGATGCAGTTGTCCAGATCAAGAACATAATGGTTGGGGATGGCATGGGGCACGGGCAGATGAATGGCCGCACGCTGCGTCAGGCCGGCGTTGAACTCGCTTGGCACACGCACCGGGCAAACCTCCGAACACTTGCCGCAACTGACGCATTTGTTCGGATTGACCAGCGGCGAACGCCGCTTCAGGCTGACGAAGAACTTACCCGGCTCGCCTTCCAGGGAGGCCAGCTCCGTGGACAGCATAAGATCAATATTGTCGTGAAACAGCCCCTTGCGCAGACAGAATTGGCTGGCCGAGTCGCGGTTCATGAGCGGCAGCATCCGGCACATGCCGCAATGGTCCGAAGGAAACTGATAATCCAACTGGGTCAGGATGCCGCCATGGCTGGGGCTCTTGTCGATCAGTGCCACCTTGTGACCGGTCACGGCCAGATCCAGGGCCGCCCGGATGCCGGCGATACCCGCACCCACTACCAAAGCGCCGTATTGTTTCCGCATTTCGTCCTCCTCCAGCTCATGCCAGGTGCGAGACCGTGTCCTGGAATTCGTCTTCCTTGAATACCGTCAGCGGCGGAGCCTGATCCAGGCTCAGGCCGGGTTCGTAGCCGAAACTCTTCTGTGTCCGGCTGGCCACGGTCCGGAACAGCTCCATGACCTCGATGCCGTTGGGGCAGGCGTTGGAACACTGTCCGCAGCCGATACAGGCCGTGCTCATGTGGGCCATGCGGGTCAGGTGGTAAAAAACCGTGTCCGTGGGCAGCTTGAGGCTTCCCTTGCGCTTGGCCCAGCCCAGATACTGCCAGGGCTTGTGGTCGAAGACATCGGTGTTGAAGACACATTCCTTGCAGTAGCAGACCGGACAGGCCACCCGGCAGTTGTAGCAGTTCACGCAGCCGGAGAGATAATCGGCCAGCTTTTCCAGGGTGGATGTTTCTTCGGACACGCGGGCCATCATGGCGTCGCGGGCCTGAATGCGGGTCTCGACCAGGGATTTGAGGGCCGCGTCGCGCTTTTCCCCGGAATCCCCCGCCGGCAGGTTCATGGCTCCGAGCAGGGCTTCGCCCCTGGCGCTGGCGGCCATGACCGTGACGGCCTTGGTCGGATCGCCGCCAAACAGTCCGATGACCATGTCCGCCCCCTGGGGCGCGGGATATTCACAGACCCGGCAGGCCGAGGCCAGGGCCGGACCGGCCGGGACCTCGCCCTTGGCCATGGCGGTGTGAAAATCGACGCTGGCGGCCATGGCCTCGCGCTGGCCGACAAATTCGCCGTAATGGACGTTATCGTAAACGCCCAGGCAATCCACGCCGATAAGGATGATTTCCTCCATGGAGCCCTGATTGAGCTTGACCAGCTCGATAAAGGCCCGGATCTCGCAGGGCCGCATGACAACGGCGACGCGCTCGCCCAAGGGGCCCTTGGTCAGGCGGGAAACCAGACGGGCGCTGTTCATGGGGAAGGCCGGCGCCAGGGGATCGGCCCGATCCAGCATTTCCGGATCGGTGACCAGGGTTGGCATGGGCATGCCGTGGTTGAAAAGGTGGACCGGAAGCATGATTCCGGACAGGGACGCGTCGCCCAGCAGATCCTTGAAAAACTTCTGCAAGGCCCGGACAGGACCCTGTCCGTCGACTTCAATGCGCGCAGTGGTGGCCATGTGTCCTCCCGTGCCTACAGAGCTGCCATGCCCCGACTATCCAGGGGCCCCAGTTCTTTGATGTCGTTGATGAAATTATTGACCGTGGCCGCGAATTCGTTGCCCTCGCTGGCGCCGACCCAGGTCAGGCGCACCCGGCGCTTGTCGATGCCGAATTGTTCCAGAATCTCGTTCAACAGGCGTACCCGCCGGCGGGCCTTGTAGTTGCCATTGATGTAGTGGCAGTCCCCTGGATGACAGCCACTGACGAGAACGCCATCCGCTCCCGAAAGCAGGGCCTTGATGACGTATTTGGGGTCGACCATGCCCGTGCACATCATGCGCACCAGCCGCACATTGGGCTGCTGGGTCATGCGCGAGGTGCCGGCCAGGTCGGCGGCCGTGTACGTACACCAGTTGCAGACAAAGGCCAGAATGGCGGGTTCGAATTCCTGATTCATGCGATCCTCCTCACGCCCCTGCTTGGTTCGCGGTTACGGAAACGTCCCCGGCCGGCATCGTGAAATCCGGCAACGGGTCCAACATACCATCGATTTCATTGAAAACCTGGGTTTGACGGAAGTGCTTCACCTGGGCCGCTCCGCTCGGACAGTACCCGGCGCAGCTGCCGCAGCCCTTGCACATGGCCTCATTGATGACAGCGATATGGCGACGCTCGTCGAATTCTATGGCCGAATACGGACACAGACCGATGCAGACCTTGCACCCGATGCACACGTCCGGGTTGATCCACGAGGTTGTCGGAGAAATGGACACCACGCCGCGCGCGGCCAGGGCCAGGGCCTGGGCGGCTCCGCCCGAGGCATGAGCCACGGCGTCGGGGATATCCTTGGGGCCCTGACAGGTTCCGGCCAGGTAGATGCCGTCCGAGGCCGTGGACACGGGTCCGAGCTTGGGGTGCTCTTCCAGGAAAAATCCGTCCCGACCCTGGGCCACGCCGAAAACGCGGGCCACGTCCGTGCAGTCCTTGCGGGCCTCCATGGCCGTGCACAGAATAACCATGTCCACGGGCACGCGGATATGGACCCCAAGCAGGGTGTCCTCGCCCACGACCACGAGCTTGCCGTCTTCCTGGACCACTTCCGCGGGCCGGCAGCGCACGAAGGTCACGCCCTCTTCCTGGACCCGGCGGTAGAATTCCTCGTAGCCTTTGCCGAAACAACGCATGTCGATGTAGAAATTGTAGACGTCGCACCCATGGCCGACCTTGTCCTTGATGAGATGGTCGTACTTGAGGGCGTACATACAGCAGGTGCGGGAACAGTATTCGTGGTAGTTCTTGTCGCGGCTGCCGACGCAGTGAATGATGCCGACGCTCTTGGGCATTTCGCCGTTTTTCATGACGATTTTTCCGCCGGTCGGCCCCACGGCGTTGTTCAGGCGCTCGAACTGCAGGGCGGTATAAACTTCCGGATAGCGGCCAAAGCCGTATTCGACCATGGGCGTCGGGTCCATGGTGTCGTACCCGGTGGCCAGAACCACGCTGCCGACGTGATAGGTCTCGCGGCGGTCCTGCATGGTGAAATCAATGGCGCCGGTGGGACAGGTTTTCTGGCAGATGCCGCACTTGCCCTTGGTCAGCATTTTACAGTGGGCGGCGTCGATAACCGGCGTACTGGGCACGGCCTGGGGGGAATTGCGGTAAATGGCCCGGCGCATGCCGATGCCTTCCTCGAATTCACTGAGAACCTTGGTCGGACATTTTTCCAGACAGGCGCCGCAACCGGTGCACATGTCCTCGCGCACATATCTCGCCTTGCGTCGGACAGTGACCGTATAGTTGCCGACAAAACCCGAAACCTCTTCCACCTCGGTCCAGGTCAGAAGTTCGATGTTGGGTTCCTGGGCCACGGCCACCATCTTGGGCGTGGAAATACAGGCCGCGCAATCCAGGGTGGGAAAAGTTTTATCGAACTGGGCCATGTGCCCGCCGATGGACGGGGATTGTTCGACCAAAATGACCCTGTGTCCGGATTTGGCGATATCAAGGGCGGCCTGGATGCCGGCGATGCCCGCGCCCACGACCATCACATCGGGCAGGACACCGACTTCGCGGGAATGCAGCTCCTGGTGTCTGCCGACCCGACGCACCGCCGCCTCGACAATATGCTTGGCCTTGCGCGTGGCCTCGACCTTGTCCGCAGTGACCCAGGAACAGTGTTCACGGATGCAGCAGTGCTGCATGAGGTAGGGGTTGAGGCCGCCCCGGGCGCAGGCCTTCTGAAACGTCTTCTCGTGCAGGCGGGGCGAACAGGACGCGACCACGACCCGGTCCAGCCCGTGCTCGCGGATGTCCCGGATGATCATCTCCTGGCCGGGATCCGAGCACATGAACTGGTAATCCCGCGAAACCGCGACGTTTTTGAGCCCCGCCGCGAACTTGGCCACATCCGGACAATCCACCTTGCCCGCGATGTTGGACCCGCAATGACAGACATACACCCCGATCCTGTTGGCCATGTCATCCCCCTTGTCCCGTGTTCACCGAATGTTTTTGTTCAGTTCCAGGGTCAATTCACCCACCAATCGCTTGAGTTTCTCGTTCTCCAGGACTAAATCAGACTGTGTTGGCGGCCTGGGTTGCTCTTCGAACACGCTATGGCAATGATCCAGAAAATACCCACGCCATTTATAATACAGCCCTGGACGGAGATCATGAACGCGGCAAATTTCATTTACATTTCCGCCCATGAGTCCTTCGAGCACTATCCGCGCCTTGGTCCTGGCGTCCCATTTGCGTTTCATCCCTGCCTCCTTCACGTCGGGTCATCCTAGTCGCGGAACCTTGGCTTTTTACAAAGAGACAAGGGAACATTCACTGTCTCCATGCGACATGACAATATCCGAGAATTATTCATCAACTTCATCGACTGTGAAAGAACGCTCTCCGCGAGACCCTACGCCCGCCCCTTTGCGAGTCTCCTAAACACAATACATGCCGAATAGTAATTATTCAAAAATACCAGAAAGTTGCTTCTACAATAAAAGCAATAGACACATAAAGAGACATGGAGAGAAAAAGAATAACGGTCTTGAGACGAAAGAAGTGTCTCGCTTGACGAGACACGACAAGGGTGTATGAGAATGACAAGCCCTGGCATGGTCCGAATAGTGGATATGGCAGGAAGAACACTCTCACCTTTGGCGGGGTTGGCCCTGGGGTCACATTTCTTGTACCGCAAGACATCCGTCCAC
Protein-coding sequences here:
- a CDS encoding CoB--CoM heterodisulfide reductase iron-sulfur subunit A family protein translates to MANRIGVYVCHCGSNIAGKVDCPDVAKFAAGLKNVAVSRDYQFMCSDPGQEMIIRDIREHGLDRVVVASCSPRLHEKTFQKACARGGLNPYLMQHCCIREHCSWVTADKVEATRKAKHIVEAAVRRVGRHQELHSREVGVLPDVMVVGAGIAGIQAALDIAKSGHRVILVEQSPSIGGHMAQFDKTFPTLDCAACISTPKMVAVAQEPNIELLTWTEVEEVSGFVGNYTVTVRRKARYVREDMCTGCGACLEKCPTKVLSEFEEGIGMRRAIYRNSPQAVPSTPVIDAAHCKMLTKGKCGICQKTCPTGAIDFTMQDRRETYHVGSVVLATGYDTMDPTPMVEYGFGRYPEVYTALQFERLNNAVGPTGGKIVMKNGEMPKSVGIIHCVGSRDKNYHEYCSRTCCMYALKYDHLIKDKVGHGCDVYNFYIDMRCFGKGYEEFYRRVQEEGVTFVRCRPAEVVQEDGKLVVVGEDTLLGVHIRVPVDMVILCTAMEARKDCTDVARVFGVAQGRDGFFLEEHPKLGPVSTASDGIYLAGTCQGPKDIPDAVAHASGGAAQALALAARGVVSISPTTSWINPDVCIGCKVCIGLCPYSAIEFDERRHIAVINEAMCKGCGSCAGYCPSGAAQVKHFRQTQVFNEIDGMLDPLPDFTMPAGDVSVTANQAGA
- a CDS encoding hydrogenase iron-sulfur subunit; protein product: MNQEFEPAILAFVCNWCTYTAADLAGTSRMTQQPNVRLVRMMCTGMVDPKYVIKALLSGADGVLVSGCHPGDCHYINGNYKARRRVRLLNEILEQFGIDKRRVRLTWVGASEGNEFAATVNNFINDIKELGPLDSRGMAAL
- a CDS encoding disulfide reductase, whose translation is MRYAYYPGCSLRESAQEFDVSVRAVMDKLDVELIEIPDWTCCGASAAEPVSELMNYALPARNLALAEKELPGLSVLSPCSACYLNLYKVNREVVGNKVLHGRVNEALGACGLAYDGKVTVRHILDALVLDIGLDAVRERVVRDLNGMRVAPYYGCQVLRPYAAFDDPRHPVTMDQTLTAMGAKVHEWDMGARCCGASLMVTHPEVAMHSVAAILEAAEGADAIATVCPLCQMNLEAYQNESAAGGHHVPILYLTQLMGLAFGLEEPSVLLEKNMSLSGSIRAGIRDRAWRHESPGAEETAQESAKQP
- a CDS encoding 4Fe-4S dicluster domain-containing protein, translating into MRKQYGALVVGAGIAGIRAALDLAVTGHKVALIDKSPSHGGILTQLDYQFPSDHCGMCRMLPLMNRDSASQFCLRKGLFHDNIDLMLSTELASLEGEPGKFFVSLKRRSPLVNPNKCVSCGKCSEVCPVRVPSEFNAGLTQRAAIHLPVPHAIPNHYVLDLDNCIRCWKCHEVCPTGAIDLKFEERARFGILIADEDPDVRALVRESLEHLRFPVLEAASGQEALDLLEGGADVGFLLVGLNLTGVDAQRVMARGRELRPDLPVSVLAEPGQEETAADLVRRGARDTLMKPLAAKTFVPWLDKHYMRIVSDTTEELQVSAVILAGGFQCYHPDMDPNGGRDVWGYGHPAVLTAVEFERLMSGTGPTGGKLLRPGDGKPVRSIAWIQCVGSRDVQKNANFCSSVCCMFSMKEAMLAKKATGGEVDTTIFYMDMRTFGKGWDDYRQRAVDNGVRFVRTRPHSVVPTEDGGVALECLLEDGERHHEAFDMVVLAVGARPPAGMDAFAVTAGIDTNEWGFCQTQPYAPERTSRVGVFAAGAFGEPKDISESVMQAGAASEAAARMIKIYDVLGPAPPAPEPEYPDVSREPARTMIAVCTSCPTLGKCVDLEALTNTVARVHSVHDVVHVGQACTEQGWTQIREAAVANKPNRILIGACMPYAYIPRLKELGRTVGLNPALMDVVDVHTPTFSGRDAVDVAREIFSTLSMAVAKLQGADPTPPSVMVDVSRSALVVGGGLAGMTAAMAIADQGYGVCLVEAEEELGGMAKRLFTQLDGTDPRKYMEDLVAQVEKHPRIKVFKDSRVVLSRGSAGRFRSAISGDSGIFPLEHGVTILATGGHEAKIYESGFCVHKSVMTHFGLEEKLSSGALDVGVLKAVAMIQCWRSRDGGERNYCSRICCPEMLKNVLTMKERNPDLPIYVFYRDIMAQGFLESYYTRARQAGVIFIRYDLDNPPQVAFTDGKPVITALDPVLGAQIRVEADILSLSSGVEPNDVEDLTEIFGVEVDKNGFFQEADSKWRPVEFMKQGIYMCGLAHSPRRMADAVASAKAAAQRAMRILAAGKVARENVVAVVRPSLCSLCQACIAACPYGARSVDLENEVVRVDEMLCQGCGACAAVCPNSATVLGSYHDGPMMAVIDAALEQLA
- a CDS encoding universal stress protein produces the protein MFKDIIVGVTPTGVDGCAVRTAVQFAKKFDANLYLVHVAGMDQGWGSIETLEASGETGRLEGRIRDMYGYLLNDLPSAHVQVVPGIPHNELLRLARKKDTDLVIMGPHTKEYEEKRSQMWGMAGSTLERVSQKARCPVMIVHRDISCEDPVFSKILVATDFSEQSECAVSYGGQMARQYKAGLTLMNVSETSTDSPENRAALEDRLRKEYGDRLQGVATCDYVGRCGRPAMEILNMAKQVGADLIIMAHHSKADDPEEAFLGSTVVQVSINAPCPTMSVNRHFDLRCGLMYDQTGEVTNVSATA
- a CDS encoding transposase, whose translation is MKRKWDARTKARIVLEGLMGGNVNEICRVHDLRPGLYYKWRGYFLDHCHSVFEEQPRPPTQSDLVLENEKLKRLVGELTLELNKNIR
- a CDS encoding formate dehydrogenase, whose translation is MATTARIEVDGQGPVRALQKFFKDLLGDASLSGIMLPVHLFNHGMPMPTLVTDPEMLDRADPLAPAFPMNSARLVSRLTKGPLGERVAVVMRPCEIRAFIELVKLNQGSMEEIILIGVDCLGVYDNVHYGEFVGQREAMAASVDFHTAMAKGEVPAGPALASACRVCEYPAPQGADMVIGLFGGDPTKAVTVMAASARGEALLGAMNLPAGDSGEKRDAALKSLVETRIQARDAMMARVSEETSTLEKLADYLSGCVNCYNCRVACPVCYCKECVFNTDVFDHKPWQYLGWAKRKGSLKLPTDTVFYHLTRMAHMSTACIGCGQCSNACPNGIEVMELFRTVASRTQKSFGYEPGLSLDQAPPLTVFKEDEFQDTVSHLA
- a CDS encoding 4Fe-4S dicluster domain-containing protein produces the protein MNQTKPQAWSPDPETREILAELRGELGACMQCGTCTASCPNGFAMDVTPRQMWRMVQFGMLDRILESRTFWMCSSCYMCTLRCPRGLKLTRAMGALKRLARLRGTWKVRKNSAFYDAFMDNVEKYGRVQETSLMPGYFLKSRDPLLPLHYLPLGVRMMRVGKLHVPDTSQKGRLKELFAKVREMEDQS